GCAATTAGTGTAATGGCTGCGATGGAATTGGGGCGAAGGAGAAAGGAAGCAGAGGTTGCGAAGCGTGATCGAATTACGACAAGTAAAGATGTATATGATATCATGAAATCCATTTTGTTGGATTTGCCACATGAAGAATTTTGGTTGTTGATGTTGAATCGAGCAAATCTTGTTGTTAAGAAAGAACTCATTTCTCGAGGAGGTGTTTCGGGTACTGTTGTGGATACTAAGATTATTTTTAAAGCTGCAGTTGAAAATTATGCATGCTCAATCATCATTTGCCACAATCATCCTTCCGGAAATAGGAAGCCCAGCGATGCAGATATCCGCATTACAAAAAACATAAAGGAAGCCGGAAAATTAATGGAAATTCCTTTGCTCGACCATTTGATTGTTGCCGAAAATGGGTTTTATAGTTTTGCTGATGAAGGTATACTTTAATTAATTGCTGTGGAATCGGCAGCAGTCATTTTTTTTAGGATTGCTTTAAAGTCTTCGTTTTCTTTCATTTTTCCGAAGAGTGCATCATTCTCAACTCTGGCAACATCTGTAAAGCCATTTTTAATCGCACCGTCTAAGGCCTCAATTGTTTCCTTTTCTTTTCCTTCTATCGCAAGAATGTTTGCATTTAAATAATGTGCTTCGCTATTCGCTGGGTCAATAATCAGGTAAATGGTTGCAAACATTTTGGAAGCCGGGAAGTTTTGTTTTTGCATTGCATTGGTTGTTTGCATATATGCTAATAGGCTTAAATAGTCGAGGGTTCGTTTATACACTAAAACATCTTCTGCGTTGGCTGATTTTACTTTTTTAGTAATTGATGCTATTTCCTGGCGCCACCAGTCGATGTTTTTGGATTGTATTGCACTTGAGTAAAATGCTTTTAATTCATCCTCCTTTTTCCAAGTAGCCTCTTCCTTTTTTAGCGCCTTGTCTACTTCTTTGTTGTCTTTGAGTGGGTTGTAAATTTCAAAAAAGGTTTTTAAGTCAGTAAGGCCATCAAAAAAATTAATGGTTTTCCGAACAAGTGTATATACTTCAAACGTTTTATTGTTTTGTTGGGCGGCTTTAATTTTTTTATCAAAAAGAGCAATCTCTTCTTTGATTAACGGTTCATTTTTTAACTTCGGATCTTTACGCATCGCACCAAATTCTGTCCATAAAAAAGCATCTTTCATCACTTCTTCAGTTGGCCATTCATGCTTCCCGTCAAATTCAATGAAGGCATGTTTAACCGGTCGGCCTGCTAAGTCAATCATGTCGTATCGTCTCATTTCTACATAATTGAAATCTTGATTTCCACAGATGCCTAAAAATGTATAATTGCTTCTTGGGTCTTGTGCATTAATAGCAGGAGCAGCAGCACCGCAACAAATTACACCTGCAATGCCTCCGTTTGTTAAACATAACGCATTTGCAACGCGCGCTCCACCTGAAAACCCCATTACATAGATGCGTGAGGTATTGATTGCCATTCGTTCCTGAGAGTCAGAAAATAAATTGTTGGCAATGATTTGAGTCTCTTCCCAGGGTGTTCCGTTTTTGGAATTGTTTGAGCCAATGAGGATGTATCCGTATTTTTCTGCTAAATTTTTGTACATCGAGAGCGGTAATTTCCCTGCGCCATGTGCATCAAACAGATATATAACAGGCAGTGCTTTATCGGGTGTGTAGGAGGATGGCAAATACAGGGCGTACGATTGATTGCTGTTGCTTAGAACATTTACCTTTTCAATTAATGTTCCAGTTGCAAACTTTTCTTTAGCAGGAATGGAATCTTTTGTTGTTGAGGTGTTGTTGGTTTTTCCGCTGTCAGAAGAGCAGGAGAAAAATAAAGCACTCAAAAGGATCAATGTAAAGATTGATTTTTTCATCGGTATACAGAATATTGAATAGGTAAGTTAAATTGAACGGTCATCGGCAATCCATCACTAAATCCAGGAATCCAAGGAGGCATTTTTTTGATAACAGACAAAGCTTCCATATCTAATTCGGCTGAAAGGCCTTTTAAAATTTTGACATTTTGTGTTGCCCCGTCAATGGTTACATTAAATGTTGTATAGATTGTTCCTTGATGTCCGGATGTTTTAGAAGCCTCCGGAGGATTAAAATTTGCTTGCAAAAAGCTATTTAAACCTTCTTCACCACCCAATGAAATCGGATTTACTTGTACGAAATCTTCATTTAAAGATTGTATTTCATCAGCGTCTTTTTTAGCTTGGGCTGGATCGATTTTCTCATTGGTATAACTTTTTATTCGAGTACCATTCATGTATTCGTAAGAGTAATAAATGGTGCCATTGCTTAAATAATAGGTAGCACTTCCGTCTTTTTCTCCCTGCGTATAATTTTCTTCGGAGAATAATTTTCCGTTTTCAAAATAGCGATTGGTGATTCCGTCTTTTAATCCGTCTTTGTGATTTTTTTCAAATCGTTTGGTTCCTTTTGGAGAATATTCGATTAGTTTTCCGTTTCCATTTTTAAATGTGCCGAAATCTTGCGATTTACCTAACGAGTCGTTCATTTTAATAACATTGTAAGGCAAGCCATTTTTGTATTCAATACTGGAAAGAATTGCTCCATTGGGATGATAGTAGATGTCGTTTCCTTCCACTGCATCATCACGATAATTTTTTTCATTTTTGATTTTCCCACTTTCATAGTATAACTTGTATGGGCCATTCTAAACATCATTCGCATACGTTTTTATGCATTGTATGTTTCCATTTGGATAAAACGATTGCCAGGTACTGTCTTTTTTGTCGTCTTTAAAATAAATGATACAAAGTCGTTTTTGATTCAAATAATATTTCCATGCTCCATTTTTTTTATCATCTGAATAATTTCCTTGAAAAAAAACACGGCCATCTACACTTTGACTTTTCCACAATCCGTTTTTCTTTCCATTTAAATATTCACAACTCACTATTTTAATACCTCTGTACCATTTTTCGCTATGTCCGTTTTTTATATCACTGGTTTTATTTAGTACTTCATATCTATCCAGTATTCTGGAGCTGGTTTTACTTCCGGCAAATCCTTCTTTAGGAGGCTGTGCGGAAAGGGGAATCGACAATGTGACTAATAAAAGTAATGTGTTGAGAAGTTTATAGTTACGATATTCACCAACTTTCCATCCGGTAGTTTTTTCGATGAACATGAGGAATCGAACTTTTAAGGAAATTTTTTTCTGGGTGGGATCGAAAGAAAACTTCCAGTTCATTTGATTAATTCTGTTCTGCATCACTTTGGGGTGGGTGCCTTTGAAAAGCGCAACAGAGTCTGTTTGAGAATAATCAAACTCATTTACATCAGGGATGTTTTTTTTCATCCATTCATCGTCATGCCAGAGTTTATTAAATGTTTGTTGTTTTGCTTGCTGTGCTTCCGGTGGTTTTACCCATCCGTAGTGGTAAACAAATGCATCAATGTGTTTTACATTTAATTTTTGTCCGTTTTTTCTGAATCCTTGTGCATCTAAATAAGAAGAAATAGATTTATCATTTTTGATGATACGTATTTCTCTTCGGTACCAGCGTCTGGAATCTCCGATATAATCATAAGAGCCATAAAAGTGAGTATAGTTGAAGAGCAATCCTTCCACTTGTTTGTCGTTTTTAAAGTCCTCCATTGCCTTTTTAATGACCGGCAAATACTGTTCATGGATTACTTCATCCCCTTGAATATAAAAGGCCCAATCGCTGTCTTTTGCAACAGCAGCAAAGGCTTTGTTGGTTTCATCGGCAAGTACTTTTCCACCTTGACGAAGACTTTCGTTCCAAATGGTTTCAATGATTTTTATTTTGGGTGAATCGATGGATTGAATCAGTTTCAATGTGTCGTCTTCGGATTTTCCAACAGCAACAATCACTTCATCACAGATGGGAAGGATGGACGTAATGGCTTCAACGATGGGGTAGTCGTATTTGATGGCATTGCGTACAATTGTGAATCCGCTTACTTTCATAGCTACTTAAAATCATCCTTTCTTTGAGCCTTTACTTTTAAAAGCTAAAAAAATTATATTCCTGTAAAATTACTCGGGGATATTTTTTTCAATTCTGTTTTGATAGCATCGTTTACATTTAGGGTATCAATAAAAGCAGAAATACTCTCTTTTGTAATATGCGTATTGGTGCGTGTTAATTCTTTTAGCGCTTCGTAAGGTTTTGGATATCCTTCTCTTCGTAAAATCGTTTGAATGGCTTCAGCAACTACAGCCCAATTATTTTCTAAATCTTTTTCAAAGGCTTCTTGGTTTAAAATTAATTTATCCAATCCTTTGATTAAAGATTTATAAGCGATTAAGCTATGTGCTAAAGGAACGCCCACATTGCGCAATACAGTAGAGTCTGTTAAGTCGCGCTGCAAACGAGAAATAGGAAGTTTAGCCGACAGGTGTTCAAAAATAGCATTTGCAATTCCTAAATTTCCTTCCGAGTTTTCAAAGTCGATTGGGTTTACTTTATGAGGCATTGCAGAAGAACCAATTTCTCCGGCTTTAATTTTTTGTTTGAAGTAATCCATGGAAATATACGTCCAGATATCACGATCCAAATCAATGATGATGTTGTTGATGCGTTTTAAAGCATCACAATAGGCAGCAAAATTATCGTAGTGTTCGATTTGTGTTGTTGGGTATGAACGCGACAAACCTAAATTTTTGTTTACAAAATCGTTGGCAAATGTTAGCCAGTCAATTTGTGGGTATGCTACGTGATGTGCATTTAAATTTCCGGTAGCTCCACCAAATTTTGCTCCGTAAGGAACTGCTTTTAACATGGCAATTTGGTTTTGCAAACGAACCACAAATACCATGATTTCTTTTCCTAATCTTGTAGGAGAGGCAGGTTGTCCATGTGTGCGGGCTAGCATCGAAACGCTTTTCCACTCTTCAGCATAAGCGGAAAGTTTCGAAACTACTTCTTCTAAAACAGGCAACAAACATTCGTTCATCGCAACTTTTATAGAATAAGGAATAGCGGTGTTGTTAATGTCTTGAGAGGTTAATCCGAAATG
This Bacteroidota bacterium DNA region includes the following protein-coding sequences:
- the radC gene encoding DNA repair protein RadC, which encodes MEENRFGIKSWAEEDRPREKLIEKGRHVLTEAELIAILIGSGSKDETAVELSKRILASVGNNLNDLGKLSIHELVKFKGIGEAKAISVMAAMELGRRRKEAEVAKRDRITTSKDVYDIMKSILLDLPHEEFWLLMLNRANLVVKKELISRGGVSGTVVDTKIIFKAAVENYACSIIICHNHPSGNRKPSDADIRITKNIKEAGKLMEIPLLDHLIVAENGFYSFADEGIL
- a CDS encoding TonB family protein, with the protein product MEGNDIYYHPNGAILSSIEYKNGLPYNVIKMNDSLGKSQDFGTFKNGNGKLIEYSPKGTKRFEKNHKDGLKDGITNRYFENGKLFSEENYTQGEKDGSATYYLSNGTIYYSYEYMNGTRIKSYTNEKIDPAQAKKDADEIQSLNEDFVQVNPISLGGEEGLNSFLQANFNPPEASKTSGHQGTIYTTFNVTIDGATQNVKILKGLSAELDMEALSVIKKMPPWIPGFSDGLPMTVQFNLPIQYSVYR
- the purB gene encoding adenylosuccinate lyase yields the protein MSELNKLTAISPVDGRYRNTTEKLADYFSEAALIKYRVLVEIEYFIALCELPLPQLKGFDKNLYPALRKIYSELTEADAQQIKDIEKITNHDVKAVEYFIKEKFDALKINEQKEFIHFGLTSQDINNTAIPYSIKVAMNECLLPVLEEVVSKLSAYAEEWKSVSMLARTHGQPASPTRLGKEIMVFVVRLQNQIAMLKAVPYGAKFGGATGNLNAHHVAYPQIDWLTFANDFVNKNLGLSRSYPTTQIEHYDNFAAYCDALKRINNIIIDLDRDIWTYISMDYFKQKIKAGEIGSSAMPHKVNPIDFENSEGNLGIANAIFEHLSAKLPISRLQRDLTDSTVLRNVGVPLAHSLIAYKSLIKGLDKLILNQEAFEKDLENNWAVVAEAIQTILRREGYPKPYEALKELTRTNTHITKESISAFIDTLNVNDAIKTELKKISPSNFTGI